In a single window of the Micromonospora inositola genome:
- a CDS encoding SRPBCC family protein, producing the protein MILVERSAHVMAPVEAVWDVVQRAEQLPAWLAGVRAAEVLSGEGFGRRQLVQAGRGAAHEAEVIAYQEPTLIGWRERAKGAGARAEARTEIYVQLTPDEEEGGTIVRLIVVRWPAGPVKAALLRLGLRRVGADLEDSLARLTDLAAVG; encoded by the coding sequence ATGATCCTCGTGGAACGCAGTGCGCACGTGATGGCGCCGGTGGAAGCGGTCTGGGACGTCGTGCAGCGGGCCGAGCAGTTGCCGGCCTGGCTGGCGGGAGTTCGCGCGGCGGAGGTCCTCTCGGGGGAGGGCTTCGGCCGGCGACAGCTGGTCCAGGCCGGGCGCGGCGCGGCGCACGAGGCCGAGGTGATCGCCTACCAGGAGCCGACCCTGATCGGGTGGCGCGAACGGGCCAAGGGCGCCGGTGCCCGGGCCGAGGCGCGCACCGAGATCTACGTACAGCTGACCCCGGACGAGGAGGAGGGCGGGACGATCGTGCGGCTCATCGTCGTACGGTGGCCCGCCGGCCCGGTGAAGGCCGCCCTGCTCCGGCTCGGCCTGCGTCGGGTCGGCGCCGACCTGGAGGACTCGCTGGCCCGACTGACCGACCTGGCCGCCGTCGGCTGA
- a CDS encoding secondary thiamine-phosphate synthase enzyme YjbQ: protein MRSEVITVQTGSRPTVRDITAEAERFVSGQGDGLLHVFVPHATAGLAVIETGSGSDDDLLRTIDDLLPADERWQHRHGSPGHGRDHVLPAFVPPYATLPVVDGRLALGTWQSICLVDTNGDNPSRKVRFSFLPG, encoded by the coding sequence ATGCGCAGTGAGGTGATCACCGTCCAGACCGGGTCCCGGCCGACCGTCCGGGACATCACCGCCGAGGCCGAGCGGTTCGTCTCCGGTCAGGGCGACGGCCTGCTGCACGTCTTCGTGCCGCACGCCACCGCCGGCCTGGCCGTCATCGAGACGGGTTCCGGCTCCGACGACGACCTGCTGCGGACGATCGACGACCTGCTCCCCGCCGACGAGCGCTGGCAGCACCGGCACGGCTCACCCGGTCACGGGCGCGATCACGTGCTCCCGGCGTTCGTCCCGCCGTACGCGACCCTGCCGGTGGTCGACGGGCGGCTGGCGCTCGGCACCTGGCAGTCGATCTGCCTGGTCGACACCAACGGCGACAACCCCAGCCGGAAGGTCCGCTTCTCCTTCCTCCCGGGCTGA
- a CDS encoding MarR family winged helix-turn-helix transcriptional regulator, whose amino-acid sequence MAQPTAPTAGPDAGDRSGLAGDAVRRIMHIASAIRHYQDVEISELGLTPAVARALHELDPDRPLPARDLAEQLRCDRSNVTGLVDKLEQAGLVERRVDPADRRQKTLVVTDAGRRMRDRVHQVMSDSRLLGSLTTGELAALRELVWKVSDGGCPEQCGDE is encoded by the coding sequence ATGGCGCAACCCACCGCCCCCACCGCCGGCCCCGACGCGGGCGACCGCTCCGGCCTGGCCGGGGACGCGGTGCGCCGGATCATGCACATCGCCTCCGCGATCCGGCACTACCAGGACGTGGAGATCTCCGAGCTGGGCCTCACCCCGGCCGTCGCCCGGGCGCTGCACGAGCTGGACCCGGACCGGCCGCTGCCCGCCCGGGACCTTGCCGAGCAACTGCGCTGCGACCGCTCCAACGTCACCGGCCTGGTCGACAAGCTGGAGCAGGCCGGCCTGGTGGAGCGGCGGGTCGACCCCGCCGACCGGCGGCAGAAGACGCTGGTGGTGACCGACGCCGGCCGGCGGATGCGGGACCGGGTGCACCAGGTGATGTCCGATTCGCGACTGCTCGGCAGCCTCACCACCGGTGAGCTGGCCGCCCTGCGTGAGCTGGTCTGGAAGGTCTCCGACGGCGGCTGCCCGGAGCAGTGCGGCGACGAGTGA
- the aceE gene encoding pyruvate dehydrogenase (acetyl-transferring), homodimeric type, translating to MATERKRPVITAGLPSQLPDIDPEETGEWVESLDGVIDERGTKRARYVMLRLLERARERQVGVPSLTTTDYINSIPPEREPWFPGDEHIERRVRAYIRWNAAMLVHRAQRPEIGVGGHISTFASSASLYEVGFNHFFRGKDHPGGGDHIFYQGHASPGMYARAFLEGRLSEDQLDGFRQELSHPGGGLPSYPHPRLMPDFWEFPTVSMGLGPINAIYQARFNRYLHHRGIKDTSQQHVWAFLGDGEMDEVESLGAIGVAAREELDNLTFVINCNLQRLDGPVRGNGKVMQELEAFFRGAGWNVIKVVWGREWDPLLAADTDGALVNLMNTTPDGDYQTYKAESGAYVREHFFGRDPRTRKMVEHLSDDEIWNLKRGGHDYRKLYAAYKAAMEHTGQPTVILAKTIKGWTLGSHFEARNATHQMKKLTLEDLKLFRDRLYLDIPDKQLEDNPYLPPYYNPGEKSDEIQYLKERRQQLGGYLPSRRTTGKRLQIPGPERFSDVKRGSGKQKVATTMAFVRLLKDVMKDKEFGRRWVPIIPDEARTFGMDSLFPTAKIYSLHGQRYTSVDRELFLSYKEATDGQILHEGINEAGSVASFTAVGSSYATHGEPMIPMYIFYSMFGFQRTADGLWAAADQMARGFLLGATAGRTTLNGEGLQHEDGHSLLIAATNPAVVAYDPAFAFEIAHIMENGLHRMYGEAQENVFYYLTVYNEPIFQPAEPKGVDVEGILKGIYRYSPAPQVDGDAPKANILASGTGMQWALKAQQVLAADWGVAADVWSVTSWTELRRDAVECEEHNLLNPGGEQRVPYIQQKLADADGPKVAVSDWMRAVPDLISRWVPGDYTSLGTDGFGMSDTRHALRRHFHVDAESVAVATLRQLALRGAVPANVPAEAAKKYALEDVNAAPVGETGGDS from the coding sequence GTGGCTACGGAACGCAAGCGCCCGGTGATCACCGCTGGTCTGCCGAGCCAGCTTCCGGACATCGACCCTGAAGAGACCGGCGAATGGGTCGAGTCGCTCGACGGTGTCATCGACGAGCGCGGGACCAAACGCGCCCGGTACGTCATGCTGCGCCTGCTGGAGCGGGCCCGCGAGCGCCAGGTCGGGGTGCCGTCCCTGACCACCACCGACTACATCAACTCCATCCCCCCGGAGCGCGAGCCGTGGTTCCCGGGAGACGAGCACATCGAGCGGCGGGTCCGGGCGTACATCCGGTGGAACGCCGCCATGCTGGTGCACCGGGCGCAGCGTCCCGAGATCGGCGTCGGCGGCCACATCTCCACCTTCGCCAGCTCGGCGTCGCTCTACGAGGTGGGCTTCAACCACTTCTTCCGCGGCAAGGACCACCCGGGCGGCGGCGACCACATCTTCTACCAGGGTCACGCCTCCCCCGGCATGTACGCCCGGGCGTTCCTCGAGGGCCGGCTCAGCGAGGACCAGCTCGACGGCTTCCGCCAGGAGCTGTCGCACCCGGGCGGCGGCCTGCCGTCGTACCCGCACCCGCGGCTGATGCCGGACTTCTGGGAGTTCCCCACCGTCTCGATGGGCCTCGGCCCGATCAACGCGATCTACCAGGCCCGGTTCAACCGGTACCTGCACCACCGCGGCATCAAGGACACCTCCCAGCAGCACGTCTGGGCGTTCCTCGGCGACGGCGAGATGGACGAGGTCGAGTCGCTGGGCGCGATCGGGGTGGCCGCCCGCGAGGAGCTGGACAACCTCACCTTCGTGATCAACTGCAACCTGCAGCGCCTGGACGGTCCGGTCCGCGGCAACGGCAAGGTCATGCAGGAGCTGGAGGCGTTCTTCCGGGGCGCCGGCTGGAACGTGATCAAGGTGGTGTGGGGCCGGGAGTGGGACCCGCTGCTCGCGGCGGACACCGACGGCGCACTGGTCAACCTGATGAACACCACGCCCGACGGTGACTACCAGACCTACAAGGCGGAGTCCGGGGCGTACGTCCGGGAGCACTTCTTCGGCCGCGACCCGCGGACCCGCAAGATGGTCGAGCACCTGAGCGACGACGAGATCTGGAACCTCAAGCGGGGTGGGCACGACTACCGCAAGCTATACGCGGCCTACAAGGCGGCGATGGAGCACACCGGTCAGCCGACGGTGATCCTGGCCAAGACGATCAAGGGCTGGACGCTGGGCTCGCACTTCGAGGCCCGCAACGCCACCCACCAGATGAAGAAGCTGACGCTGGAGGACCTGAAGCTCTTCCGCGACCGGCTCTACCTGGACATCCCCGACAAGCAGCTGGAGGACAACCCCTACCTGCCGCCGTACTACAACCCGGGTGAGAAGTCCGACGAGATCCAGTACCTCAAGGAGCGGCGGCAGCAGCTCGGCGGGTACCTGCCGTCCCGGCGGACCACCGGCAAGCGGCTGCAGATCCCCGGCCCCGAGCGGTTCTCCGACGTCAAGCGCGGCTCGGGCAAGCAGAAGGTGGCCACCACGATGGCCTTCGTCCGCCTGCTCAAGGACGTGATGAAGGACAAGGAGTTCGGCAGGCGCTGGGTGCCGATCATCCCGGACGAGGCCCGTACCTTCGGCATGGACTCGCTCTTCCCGACGGCGAAGATCTACTCGCTGCACGGCCAGCGGTACACCTCGGTGGACCGGGAGCTGTTCCTGTCGTACAAGGAGGCCACCGACGGACAGATCCTGCACGAGGGGATCAACGAGGCCGGCTCGGTCGCCTCGTTCACCGCCGTCGGCAGCTCGTACGCCACGCACGGCGAGCCGATGATCCCGATGTACATCTTCTACTCGATGTTCGGGTTCCAGCGGACCGCCGACGGGCTGTGGGCGGCGGCGGACCAGATGGCGCGGGGCTTCCTGCTCGGCGCGACCGCCGGGCGGACCACGCTCAACGGTGAGGGCCTCCAGCACGAGGACGGCCACTCGCTGCTGATCGCCGCCACCAACCCGGCGGTGGTCGCCTACGACCCGGCGTTCGCGTTCGAGATCGCGCACATCATGGAGAACGGCCTGCACCGGATGTACGGCGAGGCGCAGGAGAACGTCTTCTACTACCTGACGGTCTACAACGAGCCGATCTTCCAGCCGGCCGAGCCGAAGGGCGTGGACGTCGAGGGCATCCTCAAGGGCATCTACCGCTACTCCCCCGCGCCGCAGGTGGACGGGGACGCGCCGAAGGCGAACATCCTGGCCTCCGGCACCGGCATGCAGTGGGCGCTGAAGGCGCAGCAGGTGCTCGCCGCGGACTGGGGCGTGGCCGCCGACGTCTGGTCGGTGACCTCCTGGACCGAGCTGCGCCGGGACGCGGTGGAGTGCGAGGAGCACAACCTGCTCAACCCGGGCGGCGAGCAGCGGGTGCCGTACATCCAGCAGAAGCTGGCCGACGCCGACGGGCCGAAGGTCGCGGTCAGCGACTGGATGCGCGCGGTGCCGGACCTGATCTCCCGCTGGGTGCCCGGCGACTACACCTCGCTCGGCACCGACGGCTTCGGCATGTCGGACACCCGGCACGCGCTGCGCCGGCACTTCCACGTCGACGCCGAGTCGGTGGCGGTCGCGACGCTGCGGCAGCTCGCGCTGCGCGGCGCGGTGCCGGCGAACGTGCCGGCCGAGGCCGCCAAGAAGTACGCGCTGGAGGACGTCAACGCCGCCCCGGTCGGCGAGACCGGCGGCGACAGCTAG
- a CDS encoding GH1 family beta-glucosidase, with protein MTTAPMPEFPAGFRWGVSTSAYQIEGAVDADGRGPSIWDTFAHSPGRIADGSTGDVACDHYHRYREDVALLAGLGVSAYRFSIAWPRVQPTGVGAASPAGLDFYERLVDELLGRGIDPVATLFHWDLPQALEDAGGWLNRDTAARFAEYADLVAARLGDRVKLWITLNEPFIHMSLGHGMGVHAPGWMLLFDAFPVAHHQLLGHGLAVSALRARSASPVAIANNYSPVRPAGDTDADRAAGAAYDALHNRLFTDPLLGLGYPEGPDFDPGVVRDGDLDLIAAPIDVLGVNYYNPTGIRAAEPDSPLPFEIVPLEGYPRTAFDWPVAPDGLRDLLVGLRDRYGDALPPIQVTESGCAYDDVPDAEGRVDDPERIAYLDGHLRAVRAAIDEGVDVTGYFVWSLLDNWEWAEGFTKRFGLVHVDYATQRRTPKSSYGWFRDQVIKP; from the coding sequence ATGACGACCGCGCCGATGCCGGAGTTCCCCGCCGGGTTCCGCTGGGGGGTGTCCACCTCCGCCTACCAGATCGAGGGCGCGGTCGACGCCGACGGCCGCGGACCCTCCATCTGGGACACCTTCGCCCACTCCCCCGGGCGGATCGCCGACGGCAGCACCGGCGACGTGGCCTGCGACCACTACCACCGGTACCGCGAGGACGTCGCGCTGCTGGCGGGGCTCGGGGTGTCCGCGTACCGGTTCTCGATCGCCTGGCCCCGGGTACAGCCCACCGGGGTCGGGGCGGCCAGCCCCGCCGGGCTGGACTTCTACGAACGGCTGGTGGACGAACTGCTCGGCCGGGGCATCGACCCGGTCGCCACCCTCTTCCACTGGGACCTGCCGCAGGCCCTGGAGGACGCCGGCGGCTGGCTCAACCGGGACACCGCCGCCCGCTTCGCCGAGTACGCCGACCTGGTCGCCGCCCGCCTCGGCGACCGGGTGAAGCTCTGGATCACCCTCAACGAGCCGTTCATCCACATGAGCCTCGGGCACGGCATGGGCGTGCACGCCCCGGGCTGGATGCTGCTCTTCGACGCCTTCCCGGTGGCCCACCACCAACTGCTCGGGCACGGCCTCGCGGTGTCGGCGCTCCGGGCGCGCAGCGCCAGCCCGGTCGCCATCGCGAACAACTACTCCCCGGTGCGGCCGGCCGGCGACACCGACGCCGACCGGGCGGCCGGGGCGGCGTACGACGCGCTGCACAACCGGCTCTTCACCGACCCGCTGCTCGGTCTCGGCTACCCGGAGGGGCCCGACTTCGACCCGGGCGTGGTGCGCGACGGCGACCTCGACCTGATCGCCGCGCCGATCGACGTGCTCGGGGTGAACTACTACAACCCGACGGGGATCCGGGCTGCCGAACCGGACTCGCCGCTGCCGTTCGAGATCGTCCCGCTGGAGGGGTACCCGCGGACCGCCTTCGACTGGCCGGTGGCCCCGGACGGCCTGCGCGACCTGCTCGTCGGGCTGCGCGACCGGTACGGCGACGCGCTGCCGCCGATCCAGGTCACCGAGAGCGGCTGCGCGTACGACGACGTGCCGGACGCCGAGGGCCGGGTCGACGACCCCGAGCGGATCGCGTACCTGGACGGGCACCTGCGCGCCGTGCGGGCCGCGATCGACGAGGGCGTCGACGTGACCGGGTACTTCGTCTGGTCGCTGTTGGACAACTGGGAGTGGGCCGAGGGCTTCACCAAGCGGTTCGGCCTGGTGCACGTCGACTACGCCACCCAACGGCGGACGCCCAAGTCGTCGTACGGCTGGTTCCGCGACCAGGTGATCAAGCCGTGA